A stretch of Synechococcus sp. MIT S9220 DNA encodes these proteins:
- the hemC gene encoding hydroxymethylbilane synthase: MALEQLRIASRRSQLAMVQTNWVKAELEKAHPGLAISVEAMATQGDKILDVALAKIGDKGLFTKELEAQMLVGRAEIAVHSLKDLPTNLPDGLMLGCITEREDPADALVVNSKNADYTLETLPEGSVVGTSSLRRLAQLRYHFPHLQFKDVRGNVITRLEKLDAGGYDCLILAAAGLSRLGFGDRIHQIIPGHISLHAVGQGALGIECVTDNKDVLNIIQVLEHGPTSGRCLAERAFLRELEGGCQVPIGVNSRIDGHELVLTGMVASLDGKRMIRDERRGPLGNPEDVGLKLAADLKSQGAGEILKEIFASVRPEA; the protein is encoded by the coding sequence ATGGCTCTCGAGCAACTGCGCATCGCCTCCCGCCGCAGCCAGCTGGCCATGGTGCAGACCAACTGGGTGAAAGCCGAACTAGAGAAAGCACACCCAGGCCTGGCGATCTCGGTGGAGGCCATGGCCACTCAGGGCGACAAAATCCTGGATGTGGCCCTGGCGAAAATCGGCGACAAGGGCCTGTTCACCAAGGAACTGGAGGCCCAGATGCTGGTGGGTCGAGCGGAGATCGCCGTGCATTCGCTCAAGGATCTACCCACCAACCTGCCCGATGGTCTGATGCTCGGTTGCATCACAGAGCGGGAAGATCCCGCGGATGCCCTGGTTGTGAACAGCAAGAACGCTGATTACACCCTGGAAACACTGCCGGAGGGATCCGTCGTCGGCACCAGCTCATTGCGCAGATTGGCTCAGCTGCGGTACCACTTCCCCCATCTTCAGTTCAAGGACGTTCGCGGCAACGTCATTACCCGACTCGAGAAACTGGATGCTGGTGGCTACGACTGCCTGATCCTCGCGGCGGCAGGCCTGAGTCGACTCGGATTCGGAGATCGGATCCACCAAATCATTCCTGGCCACATCTCACTCCATGCCGTGGGACAGGGAGCACTGGGCATTGAATGTGTCACAGACAACAAAGATGTTCTCAACATCATTCAAGTGCTTGAGCATGGCCCCACCAGCGGACGATGCCTGGCGGAGCGGGCTTTCCTCCGGGAACTTGAAGGCGGCTGCCAGGTGCCGATCGGAGTGAACAGCCGCATTGATGGCCATGAACTGGTGCTCACCGGGATGGTGGCCAGCTTGGATGGCAAGCGAATGATCCGTGATGAACGCCGTGGCCCCCTCGGCAATCCTGAGGATGTGGGCCTGAAGCTCGCAGCAGACCTGAAATCTCAAGGTGCAGGCGAGATCCTGAAGGAAATCTTTGCCTCGGTTCGCCCCGAAGCCTGA